A single window of Gossypium arboreum isolate Shixiya-1 chromosome 13, ASM2569848v2, whole genome shotgun sequence DNA harbors:
- the LOC108464489 gene encoding uncharacterized protein LOC108464489, with protein MDPERPHRSTSINNSSTSGNNTTSELFICFTSRLSSSSSMKISSKSILSPGRSRESSSHISLSSSLSRRLRNNGSMKGGQASPMFPTNSGKKRGSGFDNPEPSSPKVTCIGQVRVKTKKQGKKFRACRSKRRGEVSFRKVDHNNGGNSLDSSSSQDYNMGHFLSSNSSHHQQQQECKKWVHLPLTICEALRAFGAEFNCFLPCRSSCMANQRDKEGKTRGSSANVGNGNGNKNGNGRSSCGAVFTRWLLAVQEGEGKEREIELVVGGGEDDERRESSEMMMLRSSQRRHVFEDIEINDFANENKGDDDDEAAARVSICIPPKNALLLMRCRSDPVKMAALANKFWETPVPKDEHDDEGEEDGNEREGKVEEHELVQEDTLEAEREESEVKFEQEMEHQVSEVSDMYVSCEANEEQEEIPEAEAEAETEVESVLVKNGSTGVAEETSIDYQDQEHEHEHEVEEDPQKSTSKEQTLTEVPLSLENEAAIEELHQAEEENVNGNGEEEREEQTKAEEDEEEDSTVEEEEEGETSQERSELEYPETDPENESKESESQDKLLPDCLLLMMCEPKLSMEVSKETWVCSTDFIRWLPEKRKQQVVKPKDSGDEPKRRISVDSNPRPIFLQPPRSSCSFPAAPPMDTAGAAAVNGAGGGGSKATTMEHKFVGGKGYEPFPLTRCKSEPRRSSAKLAPDACFWKNRKLGPTSVGVGAAGVGF; from the coding sequence ATGGATCCTGAGAGGCCCCATCGAAGTACTAGCATCAACAACAGTAGCACTAGTGGCAACAACACAACAAGTGAGCTCTTCATTTGTTTCACTTCACGCCTTTCTTCTTCATCATCCATGAAAATCTCTTCCAAGTCCATCCTTAGTCCTGGTCGCTCTAGGGAATCTTCTTCACATATCTCTCTCTCTTCATCACTCAGTAGGAGGTTGAGAAATAATGGTAGCATGAAAGGTGGTCAAGCTTCACCAATGTTCCCTACAAATAGTGGCAAAAAGAGAGGCTCCGGTTTTGACAACCCTGAGCCTTCTTCACCTAAGGTTACTTGCATTGGTCAAGTTAGAGTGAAGACCAAGAAACAGGGCAAAAAGTTTAGAGCTTGCAGATCTAAAAGAAGGGGAGAAGTTAGTTTCAGAAAAGTGGATCATAACAATGGAGGCAACAGTCTTGATTCAAGTAGCTCTCAGGATTACAACATGGGTCATTTTTTGAGCAGTAATAGCAGCCATCATCAGCAGCAGCAAGAGTGCAAGAAATGGGTGCATTTGCCATTGACTATTTGTGAAGCATTAAGGGCATTTGGGGCTGAGTTTAATTGTTTTCTACCTTGCAGGTCTTCTTGTATGGCTAACCAAAGGGATAAAGAAGGGAAAACAAGAGGATCTAGTGCTAATGTTGGGAATGGGAATGGGAATAAGAATGGAAATGGGAGGTCTTCTTGTGGGGCTGTTTTTACAAGGTGGCTTCTGGCAGTTCAAGAAGGGGAAGGGAAAGAGAGGGAGATTGAGTTGGTTGTTGGTGGTGGGGAAGATGATGAGAGAAGGGAAAGTAGTGAGATGATGATGTTGCGAAGTAGTCAAAGGAGACATGTCTTTGAAgatattgaaataaatgattttgctaatgaaaataagggtgatgatgatgatgaagcaGCTGCTAGAGTGAGCATATGTATACCGCCTAAGAATGCATTGTTGTTGATGAGATGTAGATCTGATCCTGTTAAAATGGCTGCCCTTGCTAATAAGTTTTGGGAAACTCCAGTTCCTAAAGATGAACATGACGATGAGGGAGAGGAGGATGGAAATGAAAGGGAAGGGAAAGTGGAAGAACATGAGCTGGTCCAAGAGGATACTTTGGAAGCTGAAAGAGAAGAAAGTGAAGTAAAATTTGAGCAAGAAATGGAACATCAAGTAAGTGAAGTTAGTGACATGTATGTGTCTTGTGAAGCAAATGAAGAACAAGAAGAAATCCCAGAAGCTGAAGCAGAAGCTGAAACAGAGGTTGAATCCGTTTTGGTGAAGAATGGAAGTACTGGAGTTGCAGAAGAAACAAGTATAGATTATCAAGATCAAGAACATGAACATGAACATGAAGTGGAAGAAGACCCGCAAAAATCAACATCAAAAGAACAAACTTTGACTGAAGTTCCATTGAGTCTTGAGAATGAAGCTGCCATTGAAGAGCTGCACCAAGCTGAAGAGGAAAATGTTAATGGAAATGGAGAGGAAGAAAGGGAAGAACAAACAAAAGCTGAAGAGGATGAAGAAGAAGATTCGACAGtggaggaggaagaagaaggtgAGACAAGCCAAGAAAGATCCGAACTTGAATACCCGGAAACCGACCCGGAAAACGAGTCAAAGGAGAGTGAGAGTCAAGATAAGTTATTGCCAGATTGTTTACTATTAATGATGTGCGAACCAAAGCTGTCAATGGAGGTATCCAAGGAGACTTGGGTGTGCAGCACAGATTTCATCAGATGGTTACCAGAGAAGAGAAAGCAACAAGTAGTCAAACCAAAGGACAGTGGAGATGAGCCCAAAAGAAGAATCAGCGTTGACTCCAATCCTCGCCCTATTTTTTTACAGCCACCTCGCTCTTCTTGCTCTTTCCCGGCTGCTCCGCCTATGGATACGGCGGGTGCAGCAGCTGTCAATGGAGCTGGCGGCGGCGGATCTAAGGCTACAACGATGGAGCACAAGTTTGTTGGAGGTAAAGGGTATGAGCCGTTTCCGCTCACGCGCTGCAAGTCTGAGCCGAGGAGGTCATCGGCTAAGCTAGCACCTGATGCTTGCTTTTGGAAGAATAGGAAGCTGGGGCCGACTTCAGTTGGAGTTGGCGCCGCTGGAGTTGGGTTTTGA
- the LOC108462646 gene encoding carbamoyl-phosphate synthase large chain, chloroplastic-like, which translates to MEDMKQASVYSGDSAYSIPTQTIPPSCLDTIRSSTTKLAESKCIWAHDLPLCDPSIWWGFQANPLASRTVTFVSKAIGYPLDKYAALVMPGKSLNDLGFTKEQLGQLIWLNSKGIPVEGTLKMYQGQPHAADMIASGQIQLMVVTILIKSIAGN; encoded by the exons ATGGAAGACATGAAGCAGGCCAGTGTCTATTCTGGTGACTCTGCCTACTCGATTCCCACTCAAACTATCCCACCTTCTTGCTTAGATACCATAAGGTCATCGACTACAAAATTGGCTGAGTCTAAATGTATCTGGGCTCATGACCTGCCACTGTGCGATCCCAGCATCTGGTGGGGTTTTCAGGCAAATCCCCTAGCTTCTCGTACTGTAACATTTGTTTCCAAGGCAATTGGGTACCCATTGGATAAATATGCTGCTCTTGTTATGCCTGGGAAGTCGCTCAATGATTTAGGTTTTACAAAAGAG CAATTAGGACAGCTCATTTGGTTGAACTCAAAGGGTATCCCAGTGGAAGGGACGCTGAAAATGTACCAAGGGCAACCACATGCGGCTGATATGATTGCTAGCGGTCAGATACAGTTGATGGTTGTCACAATTTTGATCAAATCCATTGCCGGCAATTGA